The Diabrotica virgifera virgifera chromosome 4, PGI_DIABVI_V3a genome segment tcaaagtttgtccgactagacccgcttaagctattaacaaattttcagcttgctattaatcaactttttttaatacgcgggatccagacctaagaaGGCAACACAAACGTCACAGTCAGACTGACGCGCATCGCAGCCAAAAAAGCACTGGAAAAAGAACATATTGGCTATATAACTCGTGCAAGATACGAAAGAGAGACTACATGTCCAGCGATGCTTCAGATGTCTACATTTTGGTCATGGTAAAACCGACTGCAAGGGAGAAAACAGAGCGACTCCTGCTACAGATGTGGCAAGGGAGGCCATCAGGCACGAGAGTCCAGTAGTAAGGCGACTTTTTGCCTCACTTCAGTGCCCGGAGTATAAATGGGATATAAATGATTAATGGGATGTTAGAATATCGGCAGGCTCTTATTTTTAAAGGATGCATATCtaatttcttaaacatttataccaaacattAAAATGGCCACTTTTTGCGCATTCTGACAAAGTTGCGTTTCTACTACGCCCGCGGGCTTCATTATGTAGGATTCTAGGGCGCAACAATCCTACATGTATAATGTAGTTATGGAGCGCAGAAGACTGCACTCGTATATTTTAGGCCAATTGTGAGATGTAACActcttatattataatagaaagagcaaatattgatacctacgaaaggcgcctgaatcgtaaaaatggtcttcgagggcgccgcacGTCGCATCTAAGCCATTTGATTATCTAATACCTGATACAAGTAGAcaatttgtattttgttgtacccaataGCTTCATTATTTAGGATTCTGGGGCGCAACAATCTAATAGCTTATAAAAGTTGacaagttgtattttgttgtgcccaatggcttcattatttaggattCAGGGGCGCAAAAAtcctatatgtataatgtagttatggagaGCAGAAAACTACACCTGTCTGTTATAggccaattgtgggatgtaacactgTTTGCATCAAAGCGCAGctccctcgaagaccatttttataatagaaacagcggaaattgatacctacgaaaggcgcccgaatcgtaaaaattatcTTCGAGGGCGTCGAGCGTCGTATCTAAGCTACTTAcctattataatagaaacagtggATATTGATACTTACAAAAGGCGCCAGAATCTAAAAATGATCTTCGAGGGCGCCGTGTGTCGtgtctaagctatttattataatataaacagcggttattgatacctacaaaaggcgccagaatctaaaaatggtcttcgagggcacCGCGCGccgtatctaagctatttattataatagagacagtggatattgatacctacaaaagACAAAGGAATCTAAAAATGGTCTTCAAAGGCGCCGCgagtcgtatctaagctatttattataacagaaacagcgaaatttgatacccacgaaaggcgcccgaatcgtaaaaattatcttcgagggcgccgcgcgtcgtatctaagctatttattataatagaggcagcggatattgatacctacaaaagACAAAGGAATCTAAAAATGGTCTTCAAGTGCGCCGCGAGTCGTATCTAagatatttattataacagaaacagcgaaaattattgatacctacgaaaggcgcccgaatcgtaaaaatggtcttcgagggcgccgcgcgtcgtatctgtgctatttgattatctgatacctggtAAAAGTTATACTTTGTTGTTCCCACAGGCTTCATTATATAGGTTTCTATAGCAGTTTCTGTTTCTTCATTAAGTAAAAACAGTTTTTAGGGGAATGGTTGCCACCTAGTCTTTGTGTaagggaaaaaaaaatttttcagcgtttaattttttaatggatatatactaacgaaggcaaaaggcgcaccggcccgccggccggtgggccggcggcccaGTCCGGGCCTGCAATCAATAattagaaaatattatttttcaaattttatacaaGTGTGTACGTAAAGGATTTTACCATTTATGAATTTAATtttcagatttttgaaaaaaatcgataatcataattattttattataattgtgGAATATTCTTTATCGGAATATTTTAAATCTTGCAACAGCAACATTTTCCTCCTAGTCTACTGCGCAGTCTGCTAGGAGTTTCTACAAGCGCAGGAACCGCATAAAAACTAGAGTGAACTAACTGATTCGTATAAGCAAAAAAACTGTGCCAAAACCAAGGTGGACAGACCGGATGTCATCCGTCTTACGCACACTTGATCCAACGTTGCCAATTATACGGGTAACAGCTAATGCGCGGTAAATTTAAAAAAGACGATGCATTGTTCCAGCACACAATCATTAGtaatatattaatttaatcaTTAAAGATAGTCAGTCAATGGCGTGCTTCATACagattatatttttaagtttaatttatgtCTTACTAATATACATGATAAAGCTCAAGCCAAAATAAGTTTATTCAAGAGTTTAAGCTATACATATATATGTATAAAGAACTGTAAGAAATTTTATGAAAGTTACTAACGAAGAAAAAACAAACAGATCGCTTCGTAGCGGCAATTAAAATTGCTTCGTAGGGGTAACTTTAGACATGGCCTGTTTTGTTGGGTCATAACACGAGGGTCACTTTAAATTGTCTGCCCGAGTGGGGAAAGAATTTGGTAAGATACTGGGTCAAATGTAAATACCAGGTAAATTCAGAACCAAGTACTAACTTACTACTTACCAGCAACAATGGAGTGAAATGGAAAGAATAAGCTAAAGATAGCCTAACTCAGCGAGCTTTAATATGTTACTTCAGACACATATTTGCTGTTTATCTAGCGTTTGCCTCTAAATCTCCGCCTTTGAAATCAATAGGCAGTGATGTGTTGTTACCATATCAATTTCTAAAAGTAAGAGTTGATATAAAATTTACATACCTAAATTGTATTTGCCTAGTGACAAAAAATAGTGTTTTTCAAACTAAGCAATATTTTAAGGCTTAAGGATTACAATAAAACGAACATATATAGTCGTACCcaatttattttgcaaacatGAAGTTGGTCATGAGCAATCAAACAATTACACAGTTAAAAAAAATTCCTCTAATACAAAGTATAACAATACTTGAATATATGCTACACAGAGTgttataacagaaaaaaataataagcagTAGAATATGATCACCATttacaattaaaagaaaatatgattgatttaaaaaattgtGGCCTTCTGTGGAAAGTTTTTGTTATCATTGGGTTTTGAAAGTGTTTTCACTCACTAATATCCTTGTAGTGTACGTAGAGCACCAATTCAAGTTAACACTAGAATGTCTGGCTTAGCATATctacctagaaagccggaagggatcattttggccccacattctttaatcaattaaaactgtttaaagaaattaaatcaactctagacggtagaatctaattttatttttttacttttattgtttaacacattcgctgcccatcaaaaacattcggaacaccatacaatttgcagtttttgatatttgccacacattgccttgttacaaccgtggccccaggcaaccaaataacgtttataaaacgttgaaaaaacgtcataattatcaccaaacgacgtcagtttatcacgttttttcgatGTCGAAgatcacgtgaatatgtcccaccataagtcacgtcatttttatcacgttttaaatacgtgatatgaaaaacgtagtttttacgtcgattttgcgtcgttttttagatttaattttcattttatggttttagacatacacaataattgaatgggtccaccacatggtttgtttttgagaagtcaaagaaaaagttttatattgtgataatggtgagtttatacattttaaaggtgagtaatacagtttgtattttgtatttaaaaactgtattactaacccttaaaatgtataaactcaccatcgtcacaatattaaaactttttctttgacttctcaaaaacaaaccatgtggcgcttacaacgttattcggcaggcccattcaattattcgtatgggcattgttagtattgcaatttttccatttaagtaaaaccaaatggaaggcttgttaaaatgcatagaattacaataTCCTCAGTGCAACATGTATACCTAACATACACAAAATTTTGCATTTAAGTCACAATGTAATAACAAACTTAAGTTTAAACCATTTAAGTTATacaatatatataattattataattacaCCACAAAttttaaaggtacgattccgacaacgactgcagatggcagttacagttgtcaccatgacagacgtcattattttgcactaataatttgcataattattagcaactgacgttctgccggacaGTAGTTGCAGTCAGATGTCGAAATCAGTCTCATACAGATAAATAGTGCAAAGTAGTAACGTCCATAACGCCGAGAACTGCAACTGATGTTTGTAGTTGCTGTCTGCAGTCGTtatcggaatcgtacctttagtcAAAGATGAATATATACAAATAAGACCCAATATATTGAATTTCAATGAAAACTATctgctttatatttataaattttaaagaagacgATTGAATGATAAAAAGTAGAACAAAACTATAATAGTCTGTGTTCTCACATTTATATTTCCATACTcttcatcatcatccaaccaatttacgtccactgctggacataggtctcccccaattgtttccacacttcacggttttgtgctgatttttgccagttttttgCCAACTGGCAAAAAAAAAATCCATACTCTTATAATCCTCAAAAtgatttcaaataattattacaaatttttgcaTACAAAAAGATCCACAGacacctaaaaaatatattttttgattaagggactgtaatgaccaaattaaaatgataaaaacaatttacatgtgatatctgataatacacacttaaaagactaatagggctttttatcgactgtcatttgtttcgagcatctttcatgtgtcacataatattaatatatctacgcgaTATGTCTTTGgtgtgtatcattggtatataccaataacgtatgacgtagatataatattaatattatgtgacacatgacagaagctcgaaacaaatgactgtgaatgaaaagccctatacataaatactcatgatgaagtacattataattaaaaatcactaaccattttcatatcgctgcaacatgaagccaaagccgtcttatatttcagttcgtttagagagcgcaacaagcactctgactGAACAGCTtgaaaactcattagtttttcaccagagaatgtacatagctgtaacatatgtacatgcattgggttcttcttcttctgtcttgctgtgggcatactcagctgcaaataagattgctgcaatatggctgcaaacttcactattaccggcaatacacatacaatgtgcatttgctatgccattggaactggctaccacccaagcatctagtggtttagcattagctttttgggaattcttcacctaaaaaaatagtttatctttgtgggaatgcttcaactacaaaaatttattttcattagagtatttgcgttctttaaaatgattgagaatattttaaaatcagacattcatataatataattttagaacaaacaatcatgactgtttattattctcttttctatcatagcaattacatgtcgtcggcctaatctgtaaactgtgtaactccatttatccaaattttacagaggcacaaaaaattatttctctaaatatgactAATGCGAATACTACGTATCTCCCATTTTAAAAGATAGAAtgctaaaatggaatattttatagataggTACTAACATTTGTAGCTATATTGTTTAATGagtgtattaatattatttaccaccaactctttcttgaaaatatcactttctaaacaGTGAGGTCAATCATGTGGTATGACAAACTGGGGAGTTACATATTTTTCGTACTAAATTTACTGCAAGGGAGATCGGTGTATACGAAGATGTCACTATTTATTCTTCTGGTAAAAATATGCATGTGCATCCTTTTTTAAACGAGCAgggattttttcaaataaatggcaGTAATAACTCATTTTCAGAGAAATATGGAGTTACACAGTTTACAAATTAGGATGAGaatatgtctggtttcatacagatatataaacgtaaataaatgtAATATTTAAAACCCATTTATCTgaaagacactaatactgttatctatatatttttagtggtgaataaataaaataaagacttacctttccaacaataatataaaaatcatcaaaacatcaaatgtttcaaaacaaatccagttgtgaaggcttttatgtgcctgaaggcttttgtatgctttcatctgctgcttaaagtagtaactgtgagactctaCCAGTCTATCTATAATAGCATTATGACAGTAATTGATGGATTgcactgtaaaatccaattctgatgactgaattgtatatggatctaaatctccaattattttcagcttcaatgaatatctaaaacaataaaagaaataatgttattgcttgcaaaattcatggaaaattGATACATTATTGATACATATCAGGGAAAAATGAATAGTAAATAAAGattgtttcgcctacctttctAAAACATCTgcggagtttccaataataatttccttaaataggtaatcactttgcattgtggtaaatttataaaatttacaaatgacaaacaaaagttttaaaaaatacacaCAAAACAGCCAACAatatccaaatgaatccaaaataggcAAAATACTAGGACGTGACTAGGACAAACAAACGACAACGATACAAACATAACCTTAGTTTTGTAACTTTTAAGCtccaagctcctcccaatttcgtgacgtcagacttaggctggcTGAAATAAAAACgtcttttaaacgtattttaacgtcattaatcttacgtatttaaaatcacctacaaaagacgtcgatatgacgtaatgttcaaccacgtgtatatattccaccaaatactgacgtttcctcgacgttgttgacgtcacttggttgcctggggcAATGAtttggaagtatgatttcctttacaaaatattttcaactgatatttttttcgtttttggatagtaacagtgatagttgttggtagacctggtgttgctagacGTAGTTCCAAATTTCGGGAGACAAGTTATGGGGCCCACAtttcttcacacagccgaagaataaacttacagaaactgagtctacttccagttatttctttataaataatccatgcatttattgcttccaagtcaagagtatgataaaacacgtacataggccatcgtcttgaagttgcttttgtagtataaagacgcgtcatttggtcctctacaccatcaattgcatctttgtgttcacttgtgttcgccaacaattgtatctttattatgtagatgatcagtaccagtataagggtaaccatttacaataaacatacataaatataattttacccattcgAGAGGGATTTGAAAGAAAGGATCGTCGAATTtaccagaaaacgataataacttacacggggccaatttggcccctttagacttctatggtagatgtgttaaaaaaaccattaaataaatttagtaaacaatatctttttgttttaaataaggatttgtatcaaaatattaagtcataaaatatgaaaatattattgcctcaaataaaaaaactacaataactttaaaTCACAACatgggccaaattggcccctccggCTTTCTAGTATTAAACGTGTTATTGATTTTTgtgtttgttattgttttgtatttttttatgaCTCTGTAAGcattgtctataaaattgtacaattatccatgacaataaagcatatttctattctaagtTGACTATTTCTTAAACCAAAGCATTGATTATTACTAGgaaatattaatatcatcaaTATTAATCTCACAATCAACCCATAGAAGTtgtcaaacaaataaaatatttgggaatcattattgataatttaattattaacatTAAAACCGATTTATTGATTacagttaatttatttaatggaaatgaaggtaataataataataatgtttattcaacacaaatataacaatatacataaaataataaactataaaatCTTCATACGACTAAAGACTaaagaaataatgatttttctccggTAACAAAATacgactttttgttaagtgaatccgtctttgagttttccttagtttataataaaaatcttagtctttacattatttgtatttatagatcacctgactctgccgtggaactattttttcagaacctgctaaatttgttagatgacctgcctcataaaagcagaaaaattctatgcggtgactttaacattaattatgctgctgcttgtgctacccaagtatccctggtcaacatatttgaatcgtatggtctctcaatgcacgttaattctcctacaaggattacaaaaactacatctaccataatcgattatattgtctcagatttctcatcccttgatgtctgctctaaagttattaatgcgggactatctgatcatgaagcagtgtatacgaagtttaacatcttcaacAAATCCTCCTCAAAACccagacgtttaggtaggattttttccgcccagaattttcgtaaattccaaaatttatgcttaacttctgagtggcagtttccttctatgaacgtggactataatttcagtgtttttctagataagcttatccgcatcttcaataaagcttttcctttaattcctattaagccaaaacatcgaaaaccttgggttacgaaaggtatccgcatatcagccaagaatatgcgttcacttgtatacatcaagaaatttactaccaatgtttctgtcactgaatatatcacgaagtacaggacaacttatctaaaacttgtcaaatcagctaaaaaagcctattatcaaaatcgtctgggaagctctaaaagtgtttcaaaagaaacctggtctataataaacgatcttcgaaataaaactcacacagctcaatcattttcccttccaaatcctgagagtctaaacgattacttcgttaatgtcagtaaaaatataacatcaactattttgccgcaaaaagatcccatttcctatctccctaattcaagaaaggtctcgaattcattatttttaaaaccagtcgataactctgaactgacccaaacaatcaatagtatcaaaagcaaattatcctgtagtactgatggactatctataaaaattttctctaatctcacagaaaatgtgttggaaatcctcgtctcactaattaatgattccttcgaaaaaggtaaatttccagagtgcctaaagacagccattattattcctcttcataagggtggcgaaaaatctaatgcctgcaactatagacctattgccttactaccggtactctccaaaattattgagagactcattaaaactcgacttatgtcttttatcgttgataacaacattttatctcaaaatcaattcggctttttaactaataaatgtaccactgatgccatgttttctgtactacatgaggtttatcaagcactaaacaataatttttatactgccactgttttctgtgactatgccaaagcttttgattgtgtaaatcacatcttgattaaaaaactaaatttctatggaattagaggtatttctttgaattggttccaatcctacttgaataataggaaacaactagttagagcaaatgatactgactctagtctcaaaagcattgtatgtggagtaccgcaaggttcagtattgggtcctcttctgttccttatctttataaatgacatcactaatttaaaaatcgatgggaaaatttttctttttgctgatgataccagtatcacttggagcaactcaactatagcatctcttcatgaaactataacttcggatctactgacgataaagacctggtctgactctaatttactctcttttaatgtagataaaacagtagcattatcctataaaggagctcttcaacctttgcctcttaataacagtcagatcagtaccgttgattctgtaaaatttcttggtatttttttagacagcaacctcaaatggtcccttcatatcgattcgttaagtaagaaactcgcctcagcttgctttgcaataagatctgtctcaagggaactcaatttagcatcttctaaaataacatatttttcattattcgAGTCTGATCTTCggtatggtcttcctttttggggttctagtacagctgctcaacttgatgttatttttaaattgcaaaaaagagcaataaggtatttgtttggcctcagaagatctacgcattgcagaagttacttcaggaatcacggaattttaacacttccatctttatatattctagaaacggtttgtttaattcgtaaacaccttcatgcctttccagcaaggcctaatcatctttactccaccagaaattcaatctttgatatttatttaccgatcccatgcactgagttagtaaagaaatctatattatatttcgcaaaaaaactttacaaccatctgcctttacaacttaaatctgcaacatctttcccaaaattccgtaaactgacaaaagcctatctatctgaaagaccatattattcaatagaagaatttcttaatgaataactaagaaaattgggtttcatacgcagtagcttaaactgtcaattcctaatgttgtattttagttGTTCTAAGTATGTTCAACTTTCAATTtgcaatgtatataaattttgcaattaattgtttttgtctttggttttatatcttatttactgtatattgacgatttatctaattttattgaattgtagttgttatttgttatttcttgttgatattatttttcttttgactttatgtaagctttgtccataaaattgtaaaaatttcagtgacaataaagcatatttctattctattctaaaaacATATCAAAGTGTATAGTTAATAAGAATAAACATAGGAAGCCACAAGAAAATAAATTTTCACGTTGCTATTATAGCCCAAAGTAACTCCTGTTGTTTATCGAAATCTTCACTAGTCAAAAGCCTTTAAATTAAAGTTCCAGCAGTTTTTCCTTCTTCTACATATATAAAATATCTGGTGTTTGTTCCTgaaaacaaatacataaataaaaactcTACATTGTGTACCATAAAAATCATACAAATGTGGAAAGTACCACAAAAGTACAGTACACACTTGATACTCATGACATGCTCGGTAGTCCGACCTTTTGGTCCCATATCTGTTGGACTATCAAGGGACAACTGCATTTTAATATTAGGACAGTTATATAAGGTTTAGGTTAGTTTAGTCAGTTTTATATAAGGGGAGTTGCCATAATAAGCCACAACAAAAAggtattaaaagaaaaaactatAGATCTGAAACGGGAAGCTACTACATTTAGTTTATATataaatgaaagtaaaacaaaatattatatagaGTGCACAAAGTCGAATCAACATGAAAATCTAAAGGTAGACAACCATACCTACGAATATGCCTCCCATTTTCACTACCCAGgctcaataataaatgacaacaacAACACCAGTCAAGAAAAGCATGGATTCTTAACAGCAATAAGTGAttttatgcatacaaagacttaatgaaaagtaagttactaagtctaagcttagaatctacaaaacaaatctacacattgcagtgatggttcgtggagaattaaaatgaaccacgagCTGGATAGTAttaatgcagagcgcagatattgttagaaTTGTAAAATCTCAAAGACTAAATTGGCTTGGTCACTcagaaagaatgccagataatcgagctgtgcaagtaatccagagatggaagccccaaggaaatagaacaagaggaagggcccataaaagatggatagacgatgtagagggggatcttaaaaccatgaacatcagaaAACTATCTGgcagggcagaatggaagaatGTTGTTAAGCACaccaagactcacaaagggttgtagcacCATTAGAAAAAGATTGAAGGACAGTTTAGGCTATATGCATTTAAACACTGTGAGCTTTGCATATAACCATATTGTAATAAACTATATCTTATACTTACATAGTCGAGAGAAGTCTCAgcattattttctttacatttacttCTTTCATCAGCTCTTTTCTTGAATTCTAGATCACCTTTTCTTTTTATTGCCTGCTTTGGTAACCCATGTTTTGGTTTGGAATATCTTTTTAAAGTGGCTGGCTTTCCTAATAATTAAGTTTGAATTATTACATCAATTAGGTACATCTTTATCATTAATGTAGACAGTTTTTAAAAACCTTATTAATTGAATTACATTAAACTTACCACTTATTCAATGTtc includes the following:
- the LOC126884001 gene encoding uncharacterized protein LOC126884001: MQSDYLFKEIIIGNSADVLERYSLKLKIIGDLDPYTIQSSELDFTVQSINYCHNAIIDRLVESHSYYFKQQMKAYKSLQAHKSLHNWICFETFDVLMIFILLLER